A genomic window from Bacteroidales bacterium includes:
- the rnpA gene encoding ribonuclease P protein component, with product MNTFKKKERLKSKKIINSLFTDGNSYVEYPYRILWGKFNFNSPFPAQFGISVSKKKFKKAVDRNLIKRRTKEAYRKNKYILYDFCRENGIKIAVMIVYIANDIILYSEIEKKIILILKRLICEIEKELQKTNI from the coding sequence ATGAATACCTTCAAAAAAAAGGAACGTTTAAAAAGTAAAAAAATCATTAATTCTTTATTTACTGATGGTAATTCTTATGTTGAATATCCATATAGAATTTTATGGGGGAAATTTAATTTTAACAGCCCTTTTCCTGCACAATTTGGCATATCTGTATCAAAAAAGAAATTCAAAAAAGCAGTTGACCGTAATTTAATAAAACGAAGAACAAAAGAAGCATATCGAAAAAATAAATATATTTTATATGATTTTTGTAGAGAAAATGGTATTAAAATTGCAGTGATGATTGTCTATATTGCTAACGATATTATTTTATATTCTGAAATTGAAAAGAAAATAATATTAATTTTGAAGCGTTTAATATGTGAAATTGAAAAAGAACTTCAAAAAACCAATATCTAA
- a CDS encoding four helix bundle protein codes for MATGLENLWIYKLAEDLEIEVHEITKRFPKDEIFRSVDQLRRSSSSVSNNIAESYHKTTLKEKTRYLNISKGEAEETKRGILKSARKKFLSEDVAIKIADRYTIILKGTNAYIRFLNLNELQNNNHKNK; via the coding sequence ATGGCAACAGGATTAGAAAATCTTTGGATATACAAATTAGCAGAAGATTTAGAAATTGAAGTACATGAAATAACCAAGCGTTTTCCGAAAGACGAAATATTCAGAAGTGTTGACCAATTAAGGCGGTCATCTTCTTCCGTATCGAATAATATTGCTGAAAGTTATCACAAAACAACATTAAAAGAAAAAACGAGGTATTTAAATATTTCCAAAGGAGAAGCGGAAGAAACAAAAAGAGGAATACTCAAATCGGCAAGAAAAAAATTTCTTTCTGAAGATGTTGCAATAAAAATTGCGGATAGATATACGATAATTTTAAAAGGCACAAACGCTTATATTCGCTTTCTTAATTTGAACGAACTTCAAAATAATAATCATAAGAACAAATAA
- the yidD gene encoding membrane protein insertion efficiency factor YidD gives MKLFSGIFIGLIKIYQYIISPLLPQSCRYTPTCSVYSIEVIKKYGAFKGIVLAFKRIIKCHPWGGYGYDPVP, from the coding sequence ATGAAATTATTTAGTGGAATATTTATCGGATTAATTAAAATTTATCAATATATTATATCACCATTGCTACCACAATCGTGTAGATATACCCCTACTTGTTCGGTTTATAGTATTGAAGTGATAAAAAAATATGGTGCATTCAAAGGAATTGTTCTTGCTTTTAAAAGAATAATTAAGTGTCATCCATGGGGAGGATACGGATACGATCCTGTTCCATGA